One Rhizobium sp. NRK18 genomic window carries:
- a CDS encoding (2Fe-2S)-binding protein codes for MSLSISLTINGQSRDIAIDDPRVTLLDLLRERLDLVGTKKGCDRGQCGACTVLVDGRRINSCLTLAASLDGADVTTIEGLADGDDLHPVQAAFIACDGFQCGYCTPGQIMSAVGLINEGKAGDDPERVRELMSGNLCRCGAYQGITEAVIEAQKVLVNEKGRDAA; via the coding sequence ATGTCACTCTCCATCAGTCTGACGATCAATGGTCAGTCGCGCGACATTGCGATAGACGACCCGCGTGTCACGCTGCTCGACCTTTTGCGCGAGCGACTGGATCTCGTCGGCACCAAGAAGGGCTGCGACCGCGGCCAGTGTGGTGCCTGCACCGTCCTTGTCGACGGGCGGCGCATCAATTCCTGTCTGACGCTCGCCGCCAGCCTCGACGGTGCGGACGTCACCACAATCGAAGGTCTTGCCGATGGTGATGACCTGCATCCGGTCCAGGCGGCCTTCATCGCCTGTGACGGTTTCCAGTGCGGCTACTGCACCCCCGGCCAGATCATGAGCGCCGTCGGGCTCATCAACGAGGGAAAGGCGGGCGACGATCCGGAGCGCGTCCGTGAACTGATGAGCGGAAATCTCTGTCGGTGCGGTGCCTATCAGGGCATCACCGAAGCCGTCATCGAAGCCCAGAAGGTCCTTGTCAACGAGAAGGGGAGGGACGCGGCATGA
- a CDS encoding FAD binding domain-containing protein has translation MKPFDYVKPASVAEAIRMAGEPGSAILAGGTNMLDLMKVGATQPDRLVDISRLPGLDRIEWRNDGSVRIGALVRNSDLAYDDRFAKHFPAVAEALLSGASAQLRNVATVGGNLMQKTRCAYFQDKGSACNRREPGSGCDALHGENRLHAVIGWSDQCIATHPSDFCVPLAALDAVVEVEGPEGQRTIPLEMLHLLPGNAPEQQTALQPGELIVAVTLPAEASSFSSHARYLKLRERTSYAFAVVSAASLLTIESGVITEARIALGAVAAKPWRAKEAEAALQGVAPSPEAFVRAAELALAEAKPSGDNAFKIELARRILVRALTLASEGTPAEMPALPGSVLSAHTGANHVA, from the coding sequence ATGAAGCCCTTCGATTATGTGAAGCCCGCAAGCGTTGCGGAAGCGATCCGCATGGCCGGTGAACCCGGTTCGGCAATCCTTGCCGGCGGAACCAACATGCTGGACCTGATGAAGGTCGGCGCCACCCAACCCGACCGCCTTGTCGACATCAGCCGGCTGCCCGGGCTCGACCGGATCGAATGGCGTAACGACGGCAGCGTGCGCATCGGCGCGCTCGTCCGCAATTCCGACCTCGCCTATGACGACCGGTTCGCCAAGCACTTCCCGGCTGTTGCCGAAGCCCTGCTTTCCGGCGCATCGGCGCAGCTTCGCAATGTGGCCACAGTCGGCGGAAACCTGATGCAGAAGACGCGTTGCGCCTATTTTCAGGACAAGGGCAGCGCCTGTAACCGTAGGGAGCCGGGCTCGGGTTGCGACGCGCTTCACGGCGAAAACCGGCTGCACGCCGTCATCGGCTGGAGCGATCAGTGCATTGCCACCCACCCGTCCGACTTCTGCGTGCCGCTGGCCGCTCTGGATGCCGTCGTCGAGGTTGAAGGACCGGAGGGGCAGCGGACCATTCCGCTCGAAATGCTGCACCTTCTGCCGGGCAATGCACCCGAGCAGCAGACGGCGCTCCAGCCTGGAGAACTGATTGTTGCGGTCACACTGCCGGCGGAAGCCTCATCCTTCTCGAGCCACGCCCGGTATCTGAAGTTGCGGGAACGCACCTCCTATGCCTTCGCGGTGGTTTCGGCTGCTTCCCTGCTGACCATCGAGAGCGGGGTCATCACGGAGGCGCGCATTGCGCTCGGCGCGGTTGCGGCAAAGCCCTGGCGCGCCAAGGAGGCGGAAGCGGCACTCCAAGGGGTCGCCCCATCGCCCGAAGCCTTCGTCAGGGCCGCAGAACTGGCGCTCGCCGAGGCGAAGCCGTCCGGCGACAACGCCTTCAAGATCGAACTGGCGCGCCGCATCCTGGTGCGCGCGCTGACACTCGCATCGGAGGGAACGCCGGCCGAAATGCCGGCGCTACCCGGTTCCGTCCTCTCCGCACATACGGGAGCAAACCATGTCGCCTGA
- a CDS encoding xanthine dehydrogenase family protein molybdopterin-binding subunit, translated as MSPDTANSKNPRFGSNVGQPLTRRDGVLKVTGKATYAADNHPAGMLYAVMAASTIARGRVISLSVDAAKAHPGVVEVITPENRPPLSHDPDEKMPPFGFRTEVLQDNSVRYAGQPIALVVAETLEAATEGAALLAPQYEAEAARTHLDNGVRFAPEAIGVGSPPRTAYGDIEAGMAAAERIVEAEYVVPPQYHNAMEPHAVVAEWDGDKVTLDMPNQALALSCESYGAYFSIPAENVTIRSPFIGGGFGSKAILNGPQLLGILAARMLARPVKLVLTRAQMYGPVGHRGQTWQTMRIGLDGAGKLTALHHHTLAATSSFDDFLESSSNASLPLYASPALLAEHDGIRLDIGTPGPMRAPGEASGSAALEVAMDEAADACGMDPLDFRLANYAETEPGTGRPFSSKALRSCYAEGAKRFGWSNRPLKPRQMRDENGFLVGWGMGTAVFHCPHFPADARATLRADGTALVETSGIDMGQGAWTALAQIAAEALGLDMDQVEFHSGISTLPSGGIAGGSGHTASAGLALHNAGEDAIARLTEIATADSASPLFGAGNIGVVARGGRLYRCDDESRSESYAEIIARAGGVAIVGTGKSGRDENVTASHAMYSHGAVFAEVKVDPDLGQVRATRLVGAFAAGRIINPRLVRSQYFGGMIWGASFALHEEAVFDHRTGRIMNADLAEYHVPVNADIPSLDAILIPEEDTLVNPLGVKGVGEIGITGTVGAIANAIWHATGVRVRRFPIRIEDLIESRPAA; from the coding sequence ATGTCGCCTGATACAGCAAATTCCAAGAATCCACGGTTCGGTTCGAATGTCGGTCAACCGCTGACCCGCCGCGACGGTGTCCTCAAGGTCACGGGCAAGGCGACCTATGCCGCCGACAACCACCCGGCCGGCATGCTCTACGCAGTCATGGCGGCCAGCACGATCGCGCGGGGCCGCGTGATCTCCCTGAGCGTTGATGCGGCAAAGGCGCATCCGGGTGTCGTCGAGGTGATCACGCCGGAAAACCGTCCGCCGCTTTCGCACGATCCGGACGAGAAAATGCCGCCCTTCGGCTTCCGTACCGAAGTGCTGCAGGACAATTCGGTGCGTTATGCCGGTCAGCCGATCGCTCTCGTCGTTGCCGAAACGCTGGAGGCTGCGACCGAGGGGGCGGCGCTGCTTGCTCCGCAGTATGAGGCGGAGGCGGCCCGCACCCATCTCGACAATGGCGTGCGCTTTGCGCCCGAAGCGATCGGCGTCGGCTCGCCGCCTCGCACGGCATATGGCGACATCGAAGCCGGCATGGCTGCGGCGGAGCGGATCGTCGAAGCCGAATATGTGGTCCCGCCGCAATATCACAATGCGATGGAGCCGCATGCGGTCGTTGCCGAGTGGGATGGAGACAAGGTCACACTCGACATGCCCAATCAGGCTCTGGCGCTCAGCTGCGAGTCCTACGGGGCGTATTTCAGCATACCGGCTGAAAACGTGACGATCCGCTCGCCGTTCATCGGTGGCGGCTTCGGGTCGAAGGCGATCCTCAACGGGCCGCAGCTTCTCGGCATCCTTGCTGCCCGCATGCTGGCCCGGCCGGTCAAGCTCGTGCTCACCCGGGCGCAGATGTATGGTCCAGTCGGGCATCGCGGGCAGACCTGGCAGACCATGCGGATCGGCCTCGACGGTGCCGGCAAGCTGACGGCGCTGCATCACCACACGCTGGCGGCCACGTCCAGTTTCGACGACTTTCTCGAATCGTCGTCGAACGCGTCGCTGCCGCTCTACGCCAGTCCGGCGCTTCTGGCGGAGCATGATGGCATCCGGCTCGACATCGGCACGCCGGGGCCGATGCGTGCACCCGGAGAAGCATCCGGATCGGCGGCTCTGGAAGTCGCGATGGATGAGGCGGCGGACGCCTGCGGCATGGACCCGCTCGACTTCCGCCTGGCCAATTATGCCGAAACGGAGCCGGGAACCGGCCGGCCGTTCTCGTCCAAGGCCCTGCGGTCCTGCTATGCCGAAGGCGCCAAGCGTTTCGGCTGGTCGAACCGGCCTCTCAAGCCACGGCAGATGCGCGACGAGAATGGTTTCCTCGTCGGCTGGGGCATGGGGACGGCAGTTTTCCACTGTCCGCACTTCCCGGCGGATGCACGTGCCACGTTACGGGCTGACGGAACGGCTCTGGTCGAGACCTCCGGCATCGACATGGGGCAGGGCGCCTGGACGGCGCTGGCACAGATCGCCGCCGAGGCTCTTGGCCTGGACATGGATCAGGTTGAGTTCCATTCGGGCATCTCGACCTTGCCGAGCGGCGGTATTGCGGGCGGCTCGGGTCACACGGCGAGCGCCGGGCTGGCGCTTCACAATGCCGGCGAGGACGCGATTGCCAGGCTGACGGAAATCGCCACGGCCGATTCCGCGTCACCACTCTTCGGTGCTGGAAATATCGGCGTGGTCGCAAGGGGTGGGCGGCTTTATCGTTGTGACGACGAGAGCCGCAGCGAGAGCTATGCCGAGATCATTGCCCGTGCGGGCGGCGTCGCGATCGTCGGCACCGGCAAGTCGGGGCGTGACGAGAATGTCACGGCGTCGCACGCCATGTATTCGCACGGGGCGGTCTTTGCCGAAGTGAAGGTCGATCCGGATCTCGGTCAGGTGCGGGCGACGCGGCTCGTCGGCGCCTTCGCCGCCGGCCGGATCATCAACCCCCGGCTGGTGCGCAGCCAGTATTTCGGCGGCATGATCTGGGGCGCTTCCTTCGCGCTTCACGAAGAGGCCGTGTTCGACCACCGGACCGGGCGGATCATGAATGCCGATCTCGCCGAGTACCATGTGCCGGTCAATGCCGACATTCCTTCGCTCGACGCGATCCTGATCCCGGAGGAAGACACGCTCGTCAATCCGCTGGGTGTGAAGGGCGTTGGCGAAATCGGCATCACCGGGACGGTCGGCGCGATCGCCAATGCGATCTGGCATGCGACCGGCGTACGGGTCCGGCGCTTCCCGATCCGGATCGAGGACCTGATCGAGAGCCGTCCGGCTGCGTAA
- a CDS encoding XdhC family protein — protein sequence MLDTPNRKSWPAPARSTASDDPAEILGFAADACEDGGAAIATLVDIRGGAARALGSHVAVAADGRFCGYVSGGCVEAAVASEALLALEAGRDRMVMFGEGSPFFDIVLPCGGGVTVAIHVLRDAAPIRHVLSCLRQRQPAGLTYSPGAGRLVANDPVVRAGWQGDAFATVYRPATRLVVSGQSNEADMVCGIAEAAGFDVVNLRPGEDVQRLSGLIDPFTAVALLHHDIDKELDVLDAALRAEPLYIGALGSARTHRRRLDRLAARGWDKDALSRIKAPIGMFGPARDASSLALSVVADVAASRLQTYA from the coding sequence ATGCTGGATACACCAAATCGCAAAAGCTGGCCGGCGCCGGCGCGATCCACCGCGTCCGACGATCCGGCCGAAATCCTCGGCTTTGCCGCCGATGCCTGTGAAGACGGCGGTGCGGCGATCGCCACACTTGTCGACATTCGCGGCGGCGCGGCGCGTGCGCTTGGCTCTCACGTCGCTGTCGCCGCCGATGGTCGCTTCTGTGGATATGTCTCCGGCGGATGCGTCGAGGCTGCCGTCGCCTCCGAGGCGCTTCTTGCACTGGAAGCGGGCCGGGATCGAATGGTGATGTTTGGCGAAGGCTCGCCCTTCTTCGACATCGTGCTGCCCTGCGGCGGCGGCGTCACCGTCGCCATTCACGTGTTGCGCGATGCGGCTCCGATCCGGCATGTGCTTTCCTGTCTCCGCCAGAGGCAGCCGGCGGGGCTCACCTACTCCCCGGGTGCGGGCAGGCTGGTGGCAAACGATCCGGTCGTGCGGGCGGGATGGCAGGGCGATGCGTTTGCCACCGTCTACCGGCCGGCGACCCGTCTGGTCGTCTCGGGGCAGAGCAACGAGGCCGACATGGTCTGCGGCATCGCGGAGGCTGCCGGGTTTGACGTCGTCAATCTGCGGCCGGGGGAGGACGTTCAACGGCTCTCCGGCCTGATCGATCCGTTCACCGCCGTCGCACTCCTGCACCACGATATCGACAAGGAACTGGATGTGCTGGATGCAGCCTTACGGGCAGAGCCGCTCTACATCGGTGCGCTCGGCAGCGCGCGAACGCACCGCAGGCGGCTTGATCGGCTTGCGGCCCGCGGCTGGGACAAGGACGCACTTTCCCGCATCAAGGCGCCGATCGGCATGTTCGGACCTGCCCGCGACGCCTCGTCGCTTGCGCTCTCCGTGGTGGCGGACGTCGCCGCCAGTCGTCTTCAGACCTATGCCTGA
- a CDS encoding MarR family winged helix-turn-helix transcriptional regulator, whose amino-acid sequence MADVEDQDALRQLSKNRLRLWLRLIKSTRLVEDEVRRRLRGDFGTTLPRFDVMSALSRAPDGLKMKDISRLLRVSNGNITGIVDKLVDDGLVLRIIPPQDRRTQIIQFTDRGRQEFETLAQTHESWIDEILGGLNADDVDGMIRRLDHLVHALEERQ is encoded by the coding sequence ATGGCCGATGTGGAAGACCAGGATGCGCTCAGGCAGCTTTCGAAGAATCGTCTTCGGCTGTGGCTCAGGCTGATCAAGTCGACGCGGCTTGTCGAAGACGAGGTACGGCGGAGGCTGAGGGGTGATTTCGGCACGACGTTGCCGCGTTTCGACGTTATGTCCGCGCTGTCCCGCGCGCCGGACGGCCTGAAGATGAAGGACATCTCCCGGCTTTTGCGGGTGTCGAACGGAAACATCACCGGCATCGTCGACAAGCTCGTGGACGACGGGCTGGTCCTGCGCATCATTCCGCCGCAGGACCGCCGGACGCAGATCATCCAGTTCACGGATCGTGGCCGGCAGGAATTCGAAACGCTGGCGCAGACCCATGAGTCCTGGATCGACGAGATACTCGGCGGACTCAATGCCGATGACGTCGATGGCATGATCCGGCGGCTCGATCATCTCGTTCACGCGCTGGAGGAGCGGCAATGA
- the kynA gene encoding tryptophan 2,3-dioxygenase — MSNQPYNPGAEGAKMNFADAMSYGDYLHLDGILGQQHPLSQAHDEMLFIIQHQTSELWMKLIIHELGAAREALKREDISAMFKMLARVARIFEQLNSAWDVLRTMTPADYTRFREALGPSSGFQSYQYRLIEYILGNRNANMLKPHEHVPEVHAMLSAELDRPSFYDEVVRLLFRTVDGSEDAVPAPQLRTPHAVVPEIQAQWKTVYQDIDRYWSLYELAEKLVDLEDYFRRWRFNHVTTVERVIGFKRGTGGTSGVNYLQKMLSVELFPELWQLRGEL, encoded by the coding sequence TTGAGCAACCAGCCCTACAATCCGGGTGCCGAGGGCGCGAAGATGAATTTCGCCGACGCAATGTCCTACGGCGACTATCTTCATCTCGACGGCATTCTCGGCCAGCAGCATCCCTTGAGCCAGGCGCATGACGAGATGCTGTTCATCATCCAGCACCAGACCAGCGAGCTCTGGATGAAGCTGATCATCCATGAACTTGGCGCGGCGCGCGAGGCGCTGAAGCGGGAGGACATTTCCGCTATGTTCAAGATGCTGGCCCGCGTCGCCCGCATCTTCGAGCAGCTCAACAGCGCCTGGGACGTGCTGCGAACGATGACGCCTGCCGATTATACGCGGTTCCGCGAAGCCCTTGGACCGTCCTCCGGCTTCCAGTCCTATCAGTATCGCCTGATCGAATACATTCTCGGCAACCGCAACGCCAACATGCTGAAGCCGCACGAACACGTGCCTGAGGTTCACGCCATGCTTTCGGCCGAGCTGGATCGGCCGAGCTTCTACGATGAGGTGGTGCGGCTCCTGTTTCGCACGGTGGACGGATCGGAGGATGCCGTTCCGGCCCCGCAATTGCGCACGCCGCATGCCGTCGTTCCCGAAATCCAGGCGCAGTGGAAGACGGTCTACCAGGACATCGACCGCTACTGGTCGCTCTACGAACTGGCGGAAAAGCTGGTGGATCTGGAAGACTATTTCCGGCGCTGGCGGTTCAACCACGTGACCACGGTCGAGCGCGTCATCGGCTTCAAGCGCGGGACGGGCGGGACCTCCGGGGTCAACTACCTGCAGAAGATGCTGAGCGTCGAGCTCTTTCCCGAACTCTGGCAATTGCGAGGAGAACTTTGA
- the kynU gene encoding kynureninase encodes MTASKLPRKHLFNLPEGVIYLDGNSLGPLPKGVIERAGHVIAEEWGRELIKAWNTADWISLPQRVGSRIAPLIGAPAGSVATGDTLSIKVYQALAAALKMRPERRIILSDSGNFPTDLYMAGGLIDVIGKNYELRTPAPEDVFDAIDDTVAAVLLTQVDYRTGRMHDMNTVTRKAHEAGAVMIWDLAHSAGAVPIDLSGCGAEFAVGCTYKYLNGGPGAPAFIYARPDIIENVKPALAGWMGHDAPFAMELGYRPAMSTERLRVGTPPIVQLSILDQALDAWEGVDMADIRAASITLSERFIAEVGARCPGLALVSPRDPALRGSQVSFAFEHGYAAIQALIDRGVIGDFRAPNIMRFGFTPLYLDEDDVVRAAEIIGEVIDGQLWDDAKYRTVSRVT; translated from the coding sequence ATGACGGCCTCCAAACTTCCCCGCAAGCATCTGTTCAATCTGCCCGAAGGCGTCATCTATCTCGACGGGAATTCACTCGGACCGCTCCCGAAGGGCGTCATCGAGCGCGCCGGCCATGTCATCGCCGAGGAGTGGGGCAGGGAACTCATCAAGGCCTGGAACACGGCCGACTGGATTTCGCTGCCGCAGCGCGTCGGCTCCCGCATCGCACCGTTGATCGGCGCACCGGCCGGTTCGGTCGCCACCGGAGATACGCTCTCGATCAAGGTTTACCAGGCGCTTGCCGCGGCGTTGAAGATGCGGCCGGAGCGGCGCATCATTCTCTCCGACAGCGGCAACTTTCCGACCGATCTCTACATGGCGGGTGGGCTGATCGACGTGATCGGCAAGAATTACGAGTTGCGCACGCCCGCTCCGGAGGATGTGTTCGACGCGATCGACGACACTGTCGCGGCGGTGCTTTTGACCCAGGTCGATTACCGCACCGGCAGGATGCATGACATGAATACCGTGACGCGTAAGGCGCATGAGGCGGGCGCGGTGATGATCTGGGATCTCGCCCACAGCGCCGGCGCCGTGCCTATCGATCTTTCCGGCTGCGGGGCGGAGTTCGCGGTCGGCTGCACCTACAAGTATCTCAATGGCGGCCCGGGTGCCCCGGCCTTCATCTACGCCCGGCCCGACATCATCGAAAATGTCAAACCGGCGCTGGCCGGCTGGATGGGTCATGATGCGCCGTTTGCCATGGAACTCGGCTACAGGCCGGCCATGTCGACGGAACGGCTGAGGGTCGGCACGCCGCCGATCGTGCAGCTTTCGATCCTAGATCAGGCGCTCGATGCCTGGGAGGGCGTCGACATGGCCGATATCCGGGCAGCCTCCATTACCTTGTCCGAACGCTTCATCGCCGAAGTCGGGGCCAGATGTCCGGGGCTTGCGCTTGTCTCGCCACGCGATCCGGCGCTGCGCGGCTCTCAGGTGTCCTTTGCTTTCGAGCACGGTTATGCGGCGATCCAGGCGCTGATCGATCGCGGCGTCATCGGCGATTTCCGCGCGCCGAACATCATGCGGTTCGGTTTCACGCCGCTCTATCTCGATGAGGATGACGTCGTCAGGGCTGCCGAAATCATCGGCGAGGTCATAGACGGACAGCTCTGGGACGATGCGAAATACAGGACGGTTTCGCGCGTGACGTGA
- a CDS encoding NAD(P)/FAD-dependent oxidoreductase: protein MLNDPRSHGLWEKTAPSAPETTALRGDFRAEVVIVGGGFTGMSAALHLAEAGRRVIVLEGAEIGFGGAGRNVGLINAGMWVMPDDLPGELGEVQGERLLTMLGSGPKVVMDIIDRHGIACELQCNGTLHCAVGEAGLQDISERERQWRKRGAPVSLVDAAETARLVGTNAYAGALLDKRAGTLQPLAYVRGLARAALAAGATIHTGSRVTACSRTGSEWTVRTSGGSVTAPWVIVATDAYSTGPWTAVRQEQVHLPYFNLATRPLPPDILQTILPERQGAWDTKEILSSFRLDQAGRLVFGSVGALRNTGRTVHVAWAKRSLKRLFPALGPVEFESEWFGMIGMTDNALPRFHRFAENVVGFSGYNGRGIAPGTVFGRALAELVLGTLDEADLPLPLTEQTIPALRLAKEVYYEAGAQIAHLAGERF from the coding sequence ATGCTGAACGACCCACGCTCGCACGGCCTTTGGGAAAAGACCGCGCCATCTGCTCCGGAAACCACCGCGCTTCGCGGCGATTTCCGTGCCGAGGTGGTGATCGTCGGCGGCGGCTTCACCGGCATGTCCGCCGCGCTTCATCTGGCGGAGGCCGGACGGCGCGTGATCGTACTCGAGGGCGCCGAGATCGGTTTCGGCGGTGCCGGCCGCAATGTCGGGCTGATCAATGCCGGAATGTGGGTGATGCCGGACGACCTGCCGGGCGAACTCGGCGAGGTGCAGGGCGAGCGATTGCTGACCATGCTCGGCTCCGGCCCGAAGGTCGTGATGGACATCATCGACCGGCATGGAATCGCCTGCGAACTGCAGTGCAACGGCACATTGCATTGCGCCGTCGGAGAGGCGGGCCTGCAAGACATCTCCGAGCGGGAAAGGCAGTGGCGCAAGCGAGGAGCGCCGGTGTCGCTGGTCGATGCCGCCGAGACGGCCCGTCTTGTCGGAACCAATGCCTATGCAGGCGCACTCCTGGACAAGCGCGCGGGAACGCTGCAGCCGCTGGCCTATGTCCGCGGCCTTGCCCGTGCGGCTCTTGCGGCAGGCGCTACGATCCACACCGGGTCGCGCGTGACCGCCTGCTCGCGGACCGGTTCGGAGTGGACCGTGAGAACGTCAGGCGGAAGCGTCACTGCGCCCTGGGTGATCGTCGCGACAGATGCCTACAGCACCGGGCCATGGACAGCCGTGCGGCAGGAGCAGGTACATCTGCCCTATTTCAACCTCGCGACCCGGCCGCTGCCGCCGGATATTCTGCAGACCATTCTGCCTGAAAGGCAGGGTGCCTGGGATACGAAGGAAATCCTTTCCTCGTTCCGGCTCGATCAGGCGGGCCGCCTGGTCTTCGGCAGTGTCGGCGCGTTGCGCAATACCGGGCGCACCGTCCATGTCGCCTGGGCCAAGCGATCGCTCAAACGGCTTTTTCCGGCCCTTGGTCCCGTCGAGTTCGAAAGCGAATGGTTCGGAATGATCGGCATGACGGACAATGCCCTGCCGCGCTTCCACCGGTTTGCGGAGAATGTTGTGGGCTTTTCCGGCTACAACGGGCGTGGTATCGCGCCCGGCACCGTCTTCGGCCGCGCGCTGGCGGAGCTTGTTCTCGGAACTCTCGACGAGGCGGACCTTCCGCTGCCGCTGACGGAGCAGACGATCCCGGCGCTGCGACTGGCCAAGGAGGTCTATTACGAGGCGGGCGCGCAGATCGCCCATCTTGCGGGCGAGCGTTTCTGA
- a CDS encoding FGGY-family carbohydrate kinase: MASTDENSDDRFLIGVDVGTGSARAGVFDLSGKLLAVAKRDIALYRDAGGIAEQSSRDIWSAVSAAVREAVAGCGRAASSAIGIGFDATCSLVVLGDGGAPLPVGSSEDPDRDIIVWMDHRAISQAERINALGHPVLDYVGGRISPEMETPKLLWLKENRSEIFDRAWQFFDLADFLTWKATGDLARSTCTVTCKWTYLAHENRWSADYFEKIGLGDLSEENFARIGQTIVEPGTALGSGLTAEAARDFGLPAGIAVGAGLIDAHAGGLGTVGIGKGAASNLGYVFGTSSCTMTTTEAPVFVPGVWGPYYSAMVPGMWLSEGGQSAAGAAIDHLLALHPSSSEAASRAQSAGQSLPAYLADMAIEKSGSASAAVQLARGLHVVPEFFGNRAPFADPHARGLIAGLGMDRDIDSLVALYVAGICGIGYGLRQIVDAQAEAGITTENVVISGGAGQHPLIRHLLADACGLPVIAPATSEPVLLGSAMLGAMASGSVDSLQTAMQRMSAAEATFQPDTRFQDLHARRYDAFKSLQTSARAVRDI, encoded by the coding sequence ATGGCGAGCACGGACGAAAATAGCGACGACCGGTTTCTGATCGGCGTAGACGTCGGCACGGGCAGTGCCCGCGCCGGCGTTTTCGATCTTTCGGGCAAGCTGCTCGCCGTCGCCAAGCGCGACATCGCCCTCTACCGGGACGCCGGCGGCATAGCCGAGCAATCGAGCCGCGACATCTGGTCGGCGGTATCGGCAGCCGTTCGCGAGGCAGTCGCCGGGTGCGGCCGCGCCGCATCGTCGGCGATCGGCATCGGCTTCGACGCCACCTGTTCGCTGGTGGTGCTCGGAGACGGCGGCGCGCCCCTCCCCGTCGGATCCTCGGAGGATCCCGACAGGGACATTATCGTCTGGATGGATCATCGCGCGATCAGTCAGGCGGAGCGGATCAATGCGCTCGGTCATCCAGTGCTCGACTATGTCGGCGGCCGGATATCGCCGGAAATGGAGACCCCGAAGCTGCTGTGGCTGAAGGAAAACCGGTCGGAGATCTTCGATCGCGCCTGGCAGTTCTTCGATCTCGCCGATTTCCTGACCTGGAAGGCGACCGGTGATCTCGCCCGTTCGACCTGTACCGTCACCTGCAAATGGACCTATCTCGCCCATGAAAACCGCTGGTCTGCCGACTATTTCGAAAAGATCGGCCTCGGCGACCTCAGTGAAGAGAACTTCGCCCGCATTGGCCAGACGATTGTCGAGCCGGGCACTGCGCTTGGGTCGGGCCTGACGGCGGAAGCTGCCAGGGATTTCGGCCTGCCGGCCGGCATTGCCGTGGGTGCAGGACTGATCGACGCCCATGCCGGCGGACTGGGCACGGTCGGCATCGGCAAGGGGGCGGCGAGCAATCTCGGTTACGTCTTCGGCACCTCGTCGTGCACCATGACGACCACGGAGGCGCCGGTCTTCGTTCCCGGCGTCTGGGGACCCTATTATTCCGCCATGGTGCCGGGCATGTGGTTGAGCGAAGGCGGCCAGAGCGCGGCCGGCGCCGCAATCGATCATCTGCTGGCCCTGCATCCCTCCTCATCGGAGGCCGCAAGCCGCGCGCAATCCGCCGGTCAATCACTGCCGGCCTACCTCGCCGACATGGCAATCGAAAAGTCGGGATCCGCCTCCGCAGCCGTCCAGCTCGCGCGCGGTCTGCATGTCGTGCCGGAGTTTTTCGGCAACCGCGCCCCCTTCGCCGACCCGCATGCCCGCGGCCTGATCGCCGGCCTCGGCATGGACCGCGACATCGACAGCCTCGTGGCGCTTTACGTCGCCGGCATCTGCGGGATCGGCTACGGTCTGCGCCAGATCGTCGACGCGCAGGCCGAGGCAGGCATTACGACAGAGAACGTGGTTATCAGCGGCGGTGCGGGTCAGCATCCGCTGATCCGGCACTTGCTCGCCGACGCGTGCGGGCTGCCGGTCATCGCGCCCGCGACCAGCGAGCCGGTGCTTCTGGGGTCCGCCATGCTCGGCGCGATGGCCTCCGGCAGCGTCGATAGCCTGCAAACGGCGATGCAGCGGATGTCCGCCGCAGAGGCGACCTTTCAACCAGACACACGGTTTCAAGACCTCCACGCCAGGCGCTACGACGCGTTCAAAAGCCTCCAGACCTCCGCGAGAGCTGTTCGGGATATCTGA